Proteins from a single region of Shinella zoogloeoides:
- a CDS encoding peptidoglycan -binding protein: MALARNRRSQRTVDYWPGFVDALSTLLLAIMFLLTVFVLAQFFLSREISGKDDVLNRLTSQINELTQLLALEKSGKQDLEDALANLQASLSQSESDRTRLQQLLDSGAGASSTANARVTTLEGELDSEKQVSARAMSQIELLNQQIAALRSQIAAVEEALQASEAKDQSSQAKIADLGRRLNVALAQRVQELNRYRSDFFGRLREILSDRENIRIVGDRFVFQSEVLFPSGGSDLNEAGQAEMGKLATALLDLAKEIPSEINWVLRVDGHTDNVPLSGTGRYRDNWELSSARATSVVKFLISKGVPANRLVAAGFGEFQPIAEGDDDKARSTNRRIELKLTEK; encoded by the coding sequence ATGGCGCTCGCGCGAAACCGGCGCAGCCAGCGCACCGTCGATTATTGGCCGGGCTTCGTCGATGCGCTGTCGACGCTGCTGCTCGCCATCATGTTCCTGCTCACCGTCTTCGTGCTGGCGCAATTCTTCCTCAGCCGCGAGATTTCCGGCAAGGACGACGTGCTGAACCGGCTGACGAGCCAGATCAACGAGCTGACGCAGCTTCTCGCGCTGGAGAAAAGCGGCAAGCAGGATCTGGAAGATGCGCTCGCCAATCTGCAGGCCTCGCTCAGCCAGTCGGAAAGCGACCGGACACGCCTTCAGCAATTGCTCGACAGCGGGGCCGGTGCGTCCAGCACGGCCAATGCCCGCGTCACGACGCTGGAAGGCGAGCTGGATTCGGAAAAGCAGGTGAGCGCCCGGGCCATGAGCCAGATCGAGCTTCTCAACCAGCAGATCGCCGCCCTGCGCAGCCAGATCGCCGCCGTGGAGGAGGCCTTGCAGGCCTCCGAAGCGAAGGACCAGTCCTCGCAGGCCAAGATCGCCGATCTCGGCCGCCGCCTCAACGTGGCGCTGGCGCAGCGCGTGCAGGAGCTTAACCGCTACCGCTCCGATTTCTTCGGCCGCCTGCGCGAAATCCTCTCCGACCGGGAGAATATCCGCATCGTCGGCGACCGTTTCGTCTTCCAGTCCGAGGTGCTGTTCCCCTCGGGCGGCAGCGATCTCAACGAGGCCGGGCAGGCGGAGATGGGCAAGCTCGCGACGGCGCTGCTCGATCTCGCAAAGGAAATTCCCTCGGAAATCAACTGGGTGCTGCGCGTCGACGGCCATACGGACAATGTGCCGCTCTCCGGCACGGGCCGCTACCGCGACAACTGGGAACTTTCCTCCGCGCGTGCGACTTCGGTGGTGAAGTTCCTCATTTCCAAGGGCGTTCCGGCCAACCGGCTGGTCGCGGCCGGCTTCGGCGAGTTCCAGCCGATTGCCGAGGGTGATGACGACAAGGCGCGCTCCACCAACCGCCGCATCGAGCTGAAACTGACCGAAAAGTAA
- a CDS encoding MotA/TolQ/ExbB proton channel family protein, giving the protein MAKLALSGRGGSAETEDYPHKLSSPMAFFWTMVIFLIIVGFVAAILFRQAQTAFLSNPGLNGLILGVLLIGILLVFNHVLALRPEVRWFNSFRAAGSAEKVGRDPVLLAPMRSLIGRRHSVALSTTALRSILDSIATRLDESRDTSRYLIGLLVFLGLLGTFWGLLGTIGSISQVIQSLDAGGGTANDILNALKEGLSAPLTGMGTAFSTSLFGLSSSLILGFLDLQAGRAQNRFYTELENWLSSVTDVGPELQPVADGAGASSADVQALAEQILLLAQESGGSNRSTAAMASLAEGIQGLVKNMRSEQQMLRDWIEAQQEEAKALRRTLDRLAARSGEKAERAAEKVHTTGGE; this is encoded by the coding sequence ATGGCTAAGCTGGCGCTGTCGGGCCGGGGAGGCTCGGCCGAGACCGAGGACTACCCGCACAAACTCTCAAGCCCCATGGCCTTCTTCTGGACGATGGTGATCTTCCTCATCATCGTCGGCTTCGTGGCCGCCATCCTCTTCCGTCAGGCGCAGACGGCCTTCCTTTCCAATCCCGGCCTCAACGGCCTCATCCTCGGCGTGCTCCTGATCGGCATCCTGCTGGTCTTCAACCATGTGCTGGCGCTGAGACCGGAAGTGCGCTGGTTCAACTCGTTCCGCGCGGCCGGCAGCGCCGAGAAGGTCGGGCGCGATCCGGTGCTGCTTGCGCCGATGCGCTCGCTGATCGGCCGTCGCCATTCGGTGGCGCTCTCCACCACGGCGCTGCGCTCGATCCTCGATTCCATCGCGACCCGCCTCGACGAATCCCGTGATACATCGCGCTACCTGATCGGCCTTCTCGTCTTCCTCGGCCTGCTCGGCACCTTCTGGGGCCTGCTCGGCACCATCGGCTCGATCAGCCAGGTCATCCAGTCGCTGGATGCCGGCGGCGGCACGGCGAACGATATCCTCAATGCCCTGAAGGAAGGCCTTTCCGCCCCGCTGACCGGCATGGGAACGGCCTTCTCCACCTCGCTTTTCGGTCTTTCCTCCTCGCTCATCCTCGGCTTCCTCGACCTGCAGGCGGGCCGCGCGCAGAACCGTTTCTACACGGAGCTGGAAAACTGGCTCTCCTCGGTCACCGATGTCGGGCCTGAACTCCAGCCGGTGGCCGACGGGGCCGGCGCGTCCTCCGCAGACGTGCAGGCGCTTGCCGAGCAGATCCTGCTGCTTGCGCAGGAGAGCGGCGGCAGCAACCGCTCCACGGCCGCGATGGCGAGCCTTGCCGAGGGCATTCAGGGCCTCGTGAAGAACATGCGCAGCGAACAGCAGATGCTGCGCGACTGGATCGAGGCGCAGCAGGAAGAGGCGAAGGCCCTGCGCCGCACGCTCGACCGGCTTGCCGCGCGCAGCGGCGAAAAGGCCGAGCGCGCCGCCGAGAAGGTCCATACGACCGGGGGCGAATAG
- a CDS encoding inositol monophosphatase family protein: MARSALLNVMVQAAFKAGKSLARDFGEVQNLQVSLKGPGDYVSQADRKVEKIIREELMKARPTYGFLGEESEEIAGTDGAHRWIVDPLDGTTNFLHGIPCFATSIALERNGEIVAGVVLNPATDELFTAERGGGAFLNDRRLRVAARKHLSDAVIGCGMPHLGRGNHGKYLIELRHAMGEVAGMRRLGAAALDLAYVAAGRFDGFWERDLSEWDMAAGILLIREAGGYVSDLDGSTAMFDTGTIVAGNEYIHKALREVLHRPVPTR, encoded by the coding sequence ATGGCTCGTTCAGCTCTTCTCAACGTCATGGTTCAGGCCGCTTTCAAGGCCGGCAAGTCGCTCGCGCGCGATTTCGGCGAAGTGCAGAACCTGCAGGTTTCGCTGAAGGGGCCGGGCGACTACGTCTCGCAGGCCGACCGCAAGGTGGAGAAGATCATCCGCGAAGAGCTGATGAAGGCGCGCCCGACCTACGGTTTCCTTGGTGAGGAATCCGAAGAGATCGCCGGCACGGACGGCGCGCACCGCTGGATCGTCGATCCGCTCGACGGCACGACCAACTTCCTGCACGGCATTCCCTGCTTTGCGACCTCGATCGCGCTGGAGCGCAATGGCGAGATCGTCGCGGGCGTCGTGCTGAACCCGGCGACGGACGAGCTTTTCACCGCCGAGCGCGGCGGCGGGGCCTTCCTCAACGACCGCCGCCTGCGCGTGGCGGCCCGCAAGCACCTTTCGGATGCCGTCATCGGCTGCGGCATGCCGCATCTCGGCCGCGGCAACCACGGCAAGTACTTGATCGAACTGCGCCATGCGATGGGCGAAGTCGCCGGCATGCGCCGCCTCGGCGCGGCCGCGCTCGACCTTGCCTATGTCGCCGCCGGCCGCTTCGACGGCTTCTGGGAGCGCGACCTTTCCGAGTGGGACATGGCGGCGGGCATCCTGCTGATTCGTGAAGCCGGCGGCTATGTCAGCGATCTGGACGGCAGCACGGCGATGTTCGACACGGGCACCATCGTCGCCGGCAACGAATATATCCACAAGGCGCTGCGCGAAGTGCTGCATCGCCCGGTGCCGACGCGCTAA
- a CDS encoding tetratricopeptide repeat protein: MIRAVLSQASRIAPMALLATGLLVAAPAFAETAKKGPSVTSGDQAEQKDAPADKAASTDKVDDKAADKAADKGKPGEKPEDGPSTGLTVLDRMGAELPALPAEKPFTGKVDEAYGAFQRGRYLTAMELALPRAQLGDPAAQTLVAEILDRGLGVKRNRDQAMFWYEQAANGGDPTGMFKYAVLLMERSRSKDDRKKADELMKKSAELGNPSAQFNYAQVLVSETPGEKGLRDALPYYEKSAEQGIADAQYALSQIYESLPDLPAEKKSRAREWLLRAARAGYDTAQLDLGMWLVNGTAGERDFDAGFKWMKRAADGGNPVAQSKLAQLYINAIGTRPDPVEAAKWFVLARRAGLNDPLLEDFYLGLNDEQQKAAITAANKYRSGS, translated from the coding sequence ATGATCAGGGCCGTTCTTTCGCAAGCTAGCCGTATCGCGCCGATGGCGCTTCTCGCCACGGGCCTCCTCGTGGCCGCGCCCGCCTTTGCGGAAACGGCGAAGAAGGGGCCCTCCGTCACGAGCGGCGACCAGGCCGAACAGAAGGACGCGCCCGCGGACAAGGCGGCATCGACGGACAAGGTCGACGACAAGGCCGCTGACAAGGCTGCCGATAAGGGCAAGCCCGGGGAGAAGCCGGAAGACGGGCCATCGACGGGCCTGACGGTGCTTGACCGCATGGGGGCGGAGCTTCCCGCCCTGCCGGCGGAAAAGCCCTTCACCGGCAAGGTCGACGAGGCCTATGGCGCGTTCCAGCGCGGGCGTTATCTCACGGCGATGGAGCTTGCCCTGCCGCGCGCCCAGCTCGGCGATCCGGCGGCGCAGACGCTCGTTGCCGAAATTCTCGACCGTGGCCTTGGCGTCAAGCGCAACCGCGATCAGGCGATGTTCTGGTACGAGCAGGCGGCCAATGGTGGCGATCCGACCGGCATGTTCAAATATGCCGTCCTCCTCATGGAGCGCTCCCGCTCCAAGGACGACCGCAAGAAGGCCGACGAGCTGATGAAGAAATCGGCCGAACTCGGCAATCCCTCGGCGCAGTTCAACTATGCGCAGGTGCTGGTGTCGGAGACGCCCGGCGAGAAGGGGCTGCGCGATGCGCTGCCCTATTACGAGAAATCCGCCGAGCAGGGCATCGCGGATGCGCAATACGCCCTGTCGCAGATCTACGAGAGCCTGCCGGACCTGCCGGCGGAAAAGAAGAGCCGCGCCCGCGAATGGCTGCTGCGCGCCGCCCGGGCCGGCTACGACACCGCCCAGCTCGACCTCGGCATGTGGCTGGTGAACGGCACGGCCGGCGAGCGCGACTTCGACGCCGGCTTCAAATGGATGAAGCGGGCGGCGGACGGCGGCAACCCGGTCGCCCAGAGCAAGCTTGCCCAGCTTTATATCAACGCGATCGGCACCAGGCCCGATCCGGTCGAGGCGGCGAAGTGGTTCGTGCTGGCGCGCCGCGCCGGGCTGAACGATCCCTTGCTGGAGGACTTCTATCTTGGCCTCAACGACGAGCAGCAGAAGGCGGCGATCACGGCGGCGAACAAGTACCGTTCGGGGTCCTGA
- a CDS encoding thiamine phosphate synthase, with protein MSNVESRCRLVLILPEGEDLAARAAMLEGALKGGDVASVILPQYGLDDGQFQKHAEALVALVQKAGAAALVAGDTRVAGRAKADGIHVTGGLEALGEAVEKFTPKLIVGGGNATDRHKALEIGEVQPDYIFFGKIGGDIKPEAHPKNLALAEWWASMVEIPCIVLGGTDPQSALAVAETGAEFVALDKAVFADPAQAPHVVAAVNALLDEKAPRFEE; from the coding sequence ATGTCCAATGTCGAAAGCCGCTGCCGCCTTGTGCTGATCCTTCCCGAGGGCGAGGACCTTGCCGCGCGGGCGGCGATGCTGGAGGGGGCCCTGAAGGGCGGCGACGTCGCTTCGGTCATCCTGCCGCAATACGGGCTGGACGACGGGCAGTTCCAGAAACATGCCGAGGCGCTGGTTGCGCTCGTGCAGAAAGCCGGCGCGGCGGCGCTGGTTGCGGGCGATACGCGCGTGGCGGGCCGGGCGAAGGCCGACGGCATCCATGTGACGGGCGGCCTCGAGGCGCTTGGCGAGGCGGTGGAGAAATTCACGCCGAAGCTCATCGTCGGCGGCGGCAATGCGACGGACAGGCACAAGGCGCTGGAGATCGGCGAAGTGCAGCCGGATTACATCTTCTTCGGCAAGATCGGCGGCGACATCAAGCCGGAGGCGCATCCGAAGAACCTTGCGCTTGCCGAATGGTGGGCCTCGATGGTCGAGATTCCCTGCATCGTGCTCGGCGGCACGGATCCGCAATCGGCGCTGGCGGTGGCTGAGACCGGCGCGGAATTCGTGGCGCTGGACAAGGCGGTCTTCGCCGATCCCGCGCAGGCCCCGCATGTCGTTGCCGCCGTCAATGCCCTGCTTGACGAAAAAGCGCCACGGTTTGAGGAATAG
- a CDS encoding sulfite exporter TauE/SafE family protein: MSIDPAIYYAAVPAVILVGLTKGGMGEALALMGVPLLAIAVPPVQAAAILLPILVVMDCVSLWIWRQHNDRTLLKMLLPGALVGLAVGWATSAYVPRDALRLIIGIITVLFAARYFYNSWRTRHGHVIHAKPHRLAPAAVLGTLSGYGSFVAHAGGAPFQVYGLPLKLPPRDYTGAAVRFFAILNFLKLGPYFALGQFGTENLTISATLVPLAIAATAFGGFIVKRMKPDVFYPFMYAMAFIAGLNLVHDGARAFF; the protein is encoded by the coding sequence ATGTCCATCGACCCCGCCATCTACTACGCCGCCGTTCCCGCGGTCATCCTCGTCGGCCTCACCAAGGGCGGCATGGGCGAGGCGCTCGCGCTCATGGGCGTGCCGCTGCTCGCCATCGCCGTGCCGCCGGTGCAGGCCGCCGCCATCCTGCTGCCGATCCTCGTCGTCATGGATTGCGTCTCGCTCTGGATCTGGCGCCAGCACAACGACCGCACGCTCCTGAAGATGCTGTTGCCGGGTGCCCTTGTCGGTCTCGCCGTCGGCTGGGCGACCTCGGCCTATGTGCCGCGCGATGCGCTGCGCCTCATCATCGGCATCATCACCGTGCTCTTCGCCGCGCGCTATTTCTACAATAGCTGGCGCACGCGCCACGGCCACGTCATCCATGCGAAGCCGCACCGGCTGGCGCCCGCCGCCGTGCTCGGCACGCTTTCGGGCTATGGCAGCTTCGTCGCCCATGCCGGCGGCGCGCCCTTCCAGGTCTACGGCCTGCCGCTGAAGCTGCCGCCGCGCGACTATACCGGCGCTGCCGTACGCTTCTTCGCCATCCTCAACTTCCTGAAGCTCGGCCCCTATTTCGCGCTCGGCCAGTTCGGCACGGAGAACCTCACCATCTCCGCCACGCTCGTTCCCCTCGCCATCGCCGCGACCGCTTTCGGCGGTTTCATCGTCAAGCGCATGAAGCCGGATGTGTTCTATCCCTTCATGTATGCCATGGCCTTCATCGCCGGCCTCAACCTCGTCCATGACGGCGCGCGCGCCTTCTTCTGA
- a CDS encoding ArsR/SmtB family transcription factor — MTQPDPFSAIADPNRRFLLEELRRAPRTVNELSEGLPISRPAVSQHLKALLDSNLVSVKAEGTRRIYAINAKGFDRLNLWLDQFWS, encoded by the coding sequence ATGACCCAGCCGGACCCCTTCTCCGCGATCGCCGACCCGAACCGCAGGTTCCTGCTGGAAGAGTTGCGCCGCGCGCCGCGCACGGTCAACGAACTGTCCGAAGGCCTGCCGATCAGCCGCCCGGCGGTATCGCAGCACCTCAAGGCGCTGCTCGATTCCAATCTGGTCAGCGTGAAGGCCGAAGGCACGCGGCGCATCTACGCCATCAATGCCAAGGGCTTCGACCGGCTCAATCTCTGGCTCGACCAGTTCTGGTCCTGA
- a CDS encoding YdcH family protein, whose translation MTIEAHLATLEKKHVALEEELHAAVNRPSAEDQTIAEIKRRKLRIKDEIERLRSSSH comes from the coding sequence ATGACGATTGAGGCCCATCTGGCTACGCTCGAAAAGAAGCACGTTGCTCTGGAAGAAGAGCTGCATGCCGCGGTGAACCGCCCCTCGGCTGAGGATCAGACGATTGCGGAGATCAAGCGTCGCAAGCTGCGCATCAAGGATGAGATCGAGCGCCTCCGCTCTTCTTCTCACTGA
- a CDS encoding YdcH family protein: MADQEQAELRLAAARLRQEHEDYDAAINAMIQTGCEALRIQRMKKKKLILKDKLSKLEDQIIPDIIA, encoded by the coding sequence ATGGCAGACCAGGAACAGGCTGAATTGCGGCTTGCCGCGGCACGGCTCCGCCAGGAGCACGAAGACTACGACGCCGCGATCAACGCCATGATCCAGACCGGGTGCGAAGCCCTCAGAATCCAGCGCATGAAGAAGAAGAAACTGATCCTGAAGGACAAGCTTTCCAAGCTGGAAGACCAGATCATCCCCGACATCATCGCCTGA
- the purE gene encoding 5-(carboxyamino)imidazole ribonucleotide mutase produces the protein MGSQSDWETMKNAADTLDALGVDYEARIISAHRTPDRLYSFARGAKAEGFKVIVAGAGGAAHLPGMAAAMTPLPVFGVPVQSKALSGQDSLLSIVQMPAGIPVGTLAIGKAGAVNAALLAAAVLALSDPELAHRLDEWRENQSNAVAEYPVDGPL, from the coding sequence ATGGGAAGCCAGTCCGACTGGGAGACGATGAAGAACGCCGCCGATACGCTCGATGCGCTCGGCGTCGACTACGAGGCCCGCATCATTTCGGCGCACCGCACGCCCGACAGGCTCTACAGCTTCGCGCGCGGCGCCAAGGCAGAGGGCTTCAAGGTGATCGTCGCCGGCGCCGGCGGCGCGGCCCATCTGCCCGGCATGGCCGCGGCGATGACCCCCCTTCCGGTCTTCGGCGTCCCGGTTCAGTCCAAGGCCCTTTCCGGTCAGGACAGCCTGCTCTCCATCGTGCAGATGCCGGCCGGCATTCCCGTCGGCACGCTCGCCATCGGCAAGGCCGGCGCGGTCAACGCCGCGCTGCTCGCCGCCGCCGTGCTGGCCCTCAGTGACCCCGAACTTGCCCACCGTCTCGACGAATGGCGCGAGAACCAGTCGAACGCTGTTGCCGAATATCCCGTGGACGGCCCGCTATGA
- a CDS encoding 5-(carboxyamino)imidazole ribonucleotide synthase codes for MSVRTIGIIGGGQLGRMLAMAAARLNLRIVVLEPQPDCPAAQVANAQIVAPYDDPDALAELARICDVVTYEFENVPVTAAEKLAASVPVFPPPRALEVSQDRLVEKSFIRDCGILTADFAAVDSQADLEAALDAFGGVGVLKTRRLGYDGKGQRLFRSPAESREGAFETLGGVPLILESLVPFEREVSIIAARDRDGTIACYDPAENVHRNGILHTSTLPARVSETTADQARKAARAILDSLDYVGVIGVEFFVLPDGGLVANEIAPRVHNSGHWTEAACVVSQFEQHMRAVAGHTLGDPRRHSDCVMQNLIGDDIDDVPAWLEKPGVLVHLYGKTEARPGRKMGHITQILD; via the coding sequence ATGAGCGTGCGCACCATCGGCATCATCGGCGGCGGCCAGCTCGGCCGCATGCTCGCCATGGCCGCCGCGCGGCTCAACCTGCGCATCGTCGTCCTGGAGCCGCAGCCCGACTGCCCCGCCGCGCAGGTCGCCAATGCGCAGATCGTCGCGCCCTATGACGACCCCGATGCGCTTGCCGAACTTGCCCGCATCTGCGATGTCGTGACCTACGAATTCGAGAACGTGCCCGTCACCGCCGCCGAAAAGCTGGCGGCATCCGTCCCGGTCTTCCCGCCGCCGCGCGCGCTGGAAGTCTCGCAGGACCGGCTGGTCGAAAAGAGCTTCATCCGCGATTGCGGCATCCTCACCGCCGATTTCGCCGCCGTCGACAGCCAGGCCGATCTGGAAGCCGCGCTCGACGCCTTCGGCGGTGTCGGCGTGCTCAAGACGCGCCGCCTCGGCTATGACGGCAAGGGCCAGCGCCTCTTCCGCTCACCCGCCGAAAGCCGCGAAGGCGCGTTCGAAACCCTGGGCGGCGTGCCGCTGATCCTAGAAAGCCTCGTGCCCTTCGAGCGGGAAGTCTCGATCATCGCCGCCCGCGACCGCGACGGCACCATCGCCTGCTACGACCCGGCGGAGAACGTCCACCGCAACGGTATCCTGCACACCTCCACCCTACCCGCCCGCGTCAGCGAAACGACGGCGGATCAGGCGCGCAAGGCGGCGCGGGCGATTCTCGACAGCCTCGACTATGTCGGCGTGATCGGCGTCGAGTTCTTCGTCCTGCCGGACGGTGGGCTGGTCGCCAACGAGATCGCGCCCCGCGTACACAATTCCGGCCACTGGACGGAAGCGGCCTGCGTCGTCTCGCAATTCGAGCAGCACATGCGCGCCGTCGCCGGCCATACGCTGGGCGATCCACGCCGCCACTCGGACTGCGTGATGCAGAATCTGATCGGCGACGACATCGACGACGTGCCCGCCTGGCTGGAAAAACCCGGCGTGCTCGTCCACCTCTACGGCAAGACGGAGGCCCGTCCCGGCCGCAAAATGGGGCATATCACCCAGATTCTCGACTGA
- the ykgO gene encoding type B 50S ribosomal protein L36, with amino-acid sequence MKIKNSLKSLKARHRENRLVRRKGRVYIINKQNPRFKARQG; translated from the coding sequence ATGAAGATCAAGAATTCGCTCAAGTCGCTCAAGGCTCGTCATCGCGAGAACCGCCTTGTTCGCCGCAAGGGCCGTGTCTACATCATCAACAAGCAGAACCCGCGCTTCAAGGCCCGCCAGGGCTGA
- a CDS encoding tetratricopeptide repeat protein, producing the protein MTAMRFFMLTAFCLSLSLTGALAQTADKASLDTSSSAFTTPAQRLDTLFSELKRESDPDKARSIADQIRREWQESGSATINLLIQWTDKAISEENNAAALDFLDEAIRLKPDYVEGWNRRATLHFKSGNYRKSMSDINQVLRIEPRHFGALAGMAAIMEQTGRDEMALKALEKVLDLYPAERDAQKELGDLAEKLTGQRT; encoded by the coding sequence ATAACCGCCATGCGCTTTTTCATGCTTACCGCTTTCTGCCTGTCCCTCTCCCTCACCGGCGCGCTTGCGCAGACGGCGGACAAGGCTTCGCTCGACACCTCCTCCAGCGCCTTCACCACACCCGCCCAGCGACTCGATACGCTCTTTAGCGAGTTGAAGCGCGAAAGCGATCCCGACAAGGCCAGAAGCATCGCCGACCAAATCCGCCGCGAATGGCAGGAATCGGGCAGCGCCACGATCAACCTGCTGATCCAGTGGACCGACAAGGCGATCTCCGAGGAGAACAACGCCGCCGCGCTCGATTTTCTCGATGAGGCGATTCGCCTGAAGCCCGACTATGTCGAGGGCTGGAACCGCCGCGCGACCCTGCATTTCAAGAGCGGCAACTACCGCAAGTCCATGTCGGACATAAACCAGGTGTTGCGGATCGAGCCGCGCCATTTCGGCGCCCTTGCCGGCATGGCGGCGATCATGGAGCAGACCGGCCGCGACGAGATGGCGCTGAAGGCGCTGGAAAAGGTCCTCGATCTCTATCCCGCAGAGCGGGACGCACAGAAGGAACTCGGAGACCTTGCGGAAAAGCTGACCGGCCAGCGCACCTGA
- a CDS encoding alpha/beta fold hydrolase, translating to MLTALLATPLTLLIASFAFSAWKTRALERRFPNIGELIDIGGLRMNSVFVPAGGAVDLPPIVFIHGASGNLRDQMHAFREKLEGRADLLFLDRPGHGYSERGGAENAFPDGQARAIARLMEKRGIAKAIVVGHSFGGAIAASFALEHPEKTAGLLFLAPATHPWPGGIDWYYDLAKRPVIGWLFSHIVAMPAGLLRIKGDTRSVFAPNACPDDYIEATAPALVLRPKTFRSNAIDVASLLAYVRRTQPRYSEIRTPTVIVTGDTDGIVYEEIHSVGLARDIAGSELVWIRNLGHKPDYVVTDLAVEALERIAGEERDLQESARRTEARLAKDHAQ from the coding sequence ATGCTGACAGCCCTCCTTGCCACGCCCCTCACCCTCCTCATCGCCAGCTTCGCCTTCTCGGCATGGAAGACGCGGGCGCTCGAACGGCGATTCCCGAATATCGGCGAATTGATCGATATCGGCGGCCTGCGCATGAACAGCGTGTTCGTGCCGGCCGGCGGGGCGGTGGACCTGCCGCCCATCGTCTTCATTCACGGCGCGAGCGGCAATCTGCGCGACCAGATGCATGCCTTCCGGGAGAAGCTCGAAGGCCGCGCCGACCTTCTCTTCCTCGACCGCCCCGGCCATGGCTATTCGGAACGCGGCGGGGCGGAGAACGCCTTTCCCGACGGGCAGGCCCGCGCCATCGCGCGGCTGATGGAAAAGCGCGGAATCGCAAAGGCCATCGTCGTCGGCCACTCCTTCGGCGGCGCCATCGCCGCGAGCTTCGCGCTGGAGCATCCGGAAAAGACGGCGGGGCTGCTCTTCCTCGCTCCCGCCACGCATCCCTGGCCGGGCGGCATCGACTGGTATTACGATCTTGCGAAACGGCCGGTGATCGGCTGGCTCTTCAGCCATATCGTGGCCATGCCCGCCGGCCTTCTGCGCATTAAGGGCGACACCCGGTCCGTCTTCGCCCCCAATGCCTGCCCGGACGACTATATCGAGGCGACGGCCCCGGCCCTCGTGCTGCGCCCGAAAACCTTCCGCAGCAACGCCATCGACGTCGCGAGCCTGCTCGCCTATGTCCGCCGCACACAGCCGCGCTACAGCGAAATCCGCACGCCCACGGTCATCGTCACCGGCGATACGGACGGGATCGTCTATGAGGAAATCCATTCGGTGGGGCTGGCGCGCGACATAGCGGGGTCGGAACTGGTGTGGATCCGCAATCTCGGCCACAAGCCGGATTATGTCGTCACGGACCTTGCCGTCGAGGCGCTGGAGAGGATCGCCGGCGAAGAACGCGACCTCCAGGAATCGGCAAGGCGGACCGAGGCCCGCCTTGCGAAGGATCACGCGCAATAG